Sequence from the Pecten maximus chromosome 8, xPecMax1.1, whole genome shotgun sequence genome:
TTGTCAATCTCCTTAGCGGTTCTGTTGTAGTAGAATAGTCGGGTATGAATCGTCCAACGTAGTTTGTCATACCTAGGAAGCTTCGTATCTCTGATATGTTTGTTGGAGTAGCAGCGTTCTTGATTGATTCAACCTTTTTTGGATCAGCAGATATTCCTTCCGCTCCAAATATGTACCCATAAAATTCTAGCCTTTTCTTGTTGAATTCGCACTTGTTTTTGTTAAGTGTTAAGTTCTTTTCCTTCAACCTTTGAAATACTGCTTCGAGATTTCTGTGATGTTCTTCTTGGGTCTTGCCAAAAACAATGATATCATCACTGACATTTCTTACACCTTTGAGATCTTCCAGACATGTCCGTAACGTATCTTGGAAAATTTCTGCTGCTGACGATACACCAAAACTCGAAGTCCAACGtgtgttgataatgttgtgatatttctgGCCTTTTCTGTCAACTCTAGTAGAATGAGAGGAATCCCCATAAAACCGATTATTCCCCACAATGTTGGTCAAAAGTCCAATTATATTCCCCATAGGCATGGTATTGCGagtgctctctctctctctctctctctctctctctctctgtattTAAAGTATTTAATCACCTTCTACGATGACTTCACAAATCATTAAGACTTTCAATGACTTTGTGATCCTGAGGTAGCGGCCGAAAGTGTCAGTGAGACAAGGCAGTGTCTTCAGTTCACCAGAAGGTACTTGAGCTTCAGTGTAATTGTAGCACAGCTTGCTGTTTTTAAGATGACCATTTGGCCCCATGACGTTCGTCTCTGATGTTTCTATTACGAAATTTTCCAGCTCGTAACCTATTATataaaatcacaaaacaaaCGTAATATGAcgacagagacatatatagatctacatatatctacagagacatatatagatctatatatatctacagagacatatatagatctatatatgtctctgttaaCGATGAAATCTCGTTGAttccatttttttaatttcaaggTTAAAATTTTATCTGTGTTCATTGGAACATAATTTCATCCTTGGTAATATTATGCCCTTCAGCACATAAATCACacggcatatatatatatatatatatatatatatatatatatatatttctcttggtacaactacgacaggaaattcaaatctttatcttcggatcaccaacacatagtgtatatgatacattgtgctaataaatagatatatagcttCGAagcacaaatgacgaaggaacacaactttttgactcatgccctgaccgggcctcgaactcacgatccgtcatttgtgtttctaagctatatatatatatatataaatattgccTCCAGTGTCCGTACATTTACACCAATTTCCTTTCAGAGTCGTTGATCTAGAGAATATTTCATGTATTATAAGAAATGTGCATCAAATCTGTAAAAGCTAGCACAGCACACATCTGTACATCATTATGatattatttattgaatataagaaatatttttagaCTTGTGCAATACTGCGCTATTCTTTTGTTCTGGGTCACGGGTTATTTGATGTTGTAAGTCGGTGCTGACACGACGTGAGaggaaaatataaaacagtTCTTAGATGCGAGGACCAACGTGTTTCCTCTGATTCATTcaagaaaaatagaaataaacaacaatatccgGAATGgggagttatttccccttagaCCGTAATATTATAAGATGTCTCACAGACCAGTAACACCATGTACATAACATTGTTGCAGGTTGTGACAAATCCATTTCTTACCATATTTTACTCTATTTTGAACTGAGACACGGTTGATCCTGTAGACATCTCCCAAGTCCACCTGCCACCATGGTTTATTGTCTATGGGGTGCGTGTGTGTACATGACCTAGCTTCGTAGTCTGGATTGAGATTCCCGTCCACGGCCCGTCCTGCGGCTCCTTCGTATCCCACAGACGACTGGGTCGCCGGCTTATTTAATGCTATGTCAGCCAAATTGCATTCATCCCGGgatactaaaaaaaaatatccatgataataatgataaacaagaaatattaaaaaaaaaataaacggcatagttttaaagctgatggttataatgtaaaactgctggtgaaataaaaacaaaaactaatgcgtttcaacacaaataaaattttttatatcagtttgaatcatttttggtgataataaataagactgcatttaaattccggaatataattttattaatgtgtcatttgtaaAGATATATCCACTTattcatcttcgctagccaaggcttctgattacgttacactccacgaacccttggcggatatagtcgtgttcaaaccgtcgcaccctggaatcccagggcacacaatcaaatcgcgttttacattctggcttggtttcgcagtaaacaaaaaatgcggcacccagtacagagctacattgccgactatgtcatggcattttacctaaatacaaaatcacaatctttaattgggggaacattcgcagtgtttgatcaattcatataagtcattgatcacatatctcatcgaaatgacaccaaacctcgatgtgtgtttgtaaacatcaccgatgaagtaaatcggtaacgcttgttttgattggtcgaaaatttcatgcgtgaagggtggtaatttcgaatcatcgccagagggccagaactgacgcctatatctgccaagggttcgtggagtgtaacgtaatcagaagccttggctagcgaagatgccaCTTATtaagcttgcattcaatctgaactttgtttcgttttaaactgcatatctgcattttgcatttaccgctacattgaccaatcacatactttatcttgaccagtaacgccacctgtcgtgtcatatccggggcaaaaaaaatattatacgCTATGCCAAAAAAAAATCTAAGCATGAACAAAAGGATTGTATAAGGTAACATTATGTGTTGGTATTGTATTGACTAAACTCATATGAAGAAGTAAAAACTGGTGTCTTTTACGTATTCATTTTAAAGTCAGGCGGAAGACGCCATTTTCTTAAAATCAGTGTAAGATTACAACATAGATCCccgtatttgttttattatcaaacTAAAAGTTGTTTACTATCATTTAATTATGAATGTGTTCCCTAtcattataaacattacaaCCGTCCGTCCGTACTCACTACGATATACTTATGGGGTGAATTAACGATTCATTCCGTGCAAATATCTTCGTCGCCTATAGGAgatgaaatttaatgtaattttgagtttttcccataattcatcattaaaccTCACTGCGCATGTGCTTTTTTAGCGACAGAATGAACggaaaataaatgtaatgtccATAGCTCATTATACTTGTGCGTTGCACCCCACAAGTTCACAGACAAAAGGCTGCACCCCATAACTCAATTTTGTCTGTATGTCCATCGGTATGCCGTAATACTTTGGCAGAACTTTGCTTTCAGGCTAGTATTTTCAGCAAATGCAAGATTGAATAAACATGTATCTCTAGTAGATCTGTCAGATACATTATAAATCACCTTGACCGAGTCAGGGCAGCAACACTTGGAGCATGTATTATTTTGAAACCgagattttattatttaatcttttaatGATTCCGAGATAATTGTTCATGACGTTGCAGATGATCGTTCCACAAAAGATACACTTGTTAATGTATCCATAGAACCCAGAAATCTGACATATTTTTTAGGAATATGGTTTGCTGTTGTCTACATCAGTCAAGTCTACAAGTAAATTATAATTTAGCCAGAGAAGTTCcgaatgatttatttatatcgTTTGTTGCCTATCGCGTAAAAGACATACTCGCAACATATTTTTTCTAACACCGATCCTTATATGTCAGGATGATATTcagtacagtatttgtttttaatttaaggATACATGGAACGTACCTTCAACAACAACCTCACACAAGGTCAAAGCGTCGTCAAGGATTTCAACCTTTTTGGAGATCCTTAGAAAACGGCCGGTCGTGTCACGTGGGCATGGTAAAGTGATGACGTCGTCGCCGGGAGCTGGTGACTCGGTGAAGTTGTAGCACAAAATGGCGTCCAGTAAATGGCCTCTCACGTCAGACGTGTTCGTTTTGGACAATTCTACGGTGAAATTTCTCAATCTGTTGTCTACAACAATTAGGAGTAATTAACTCATGGCGCTTccattaaaaatacattttgcaatatatttctacagtatatatataaaatcaaccGATGCGTATCATTTTTCGTTAAATATATAGACtaattttatgaaaatcaaTCACGAAATGTACGACTTCAAAAACTCCCTACAGAGTGAAAGTTAGTCCTTCAAAATCTCTTGTCTTTCCGCACTTCattgaaattgatgattttcGAGATCCTAAGGCAATAGGTCGCCTCTACAACTTACAAAGGAATTGAATAATGCTTCGCATCCATTTCATATAGAATTCAGGTAACGCTTCAGATATTTGTCATCTTtgacttgtttcatatgtgatatgaaatattcaatacAAGATCACCTATATCTTATACAATAAAACCATTTCCATGAGAATgctataaatacattttaccaATATTTGTCTGAATGGAAACGTGTGTAATCGTGTAGACTGCTCCAAGGTCAACCTGCCACCACTGATAGCCAGTCCCTGAGGTAGACATACATGTTGGAGGGTCGACAAATCCGTCCACGGCCAGTGAGGAAGCATTAAAGGTCGATGATTGGGTAGTTGGCTTGTTCAGTGCGACGTTAGAAATGACGCGACTTGAGAAGTGGCCATGGACTGAATCAAAACAAATAAGagagatgaaaaaaaaacacacaaaaaaaaaaaaacacaaaaaaacaaaaaacaaaacacaccaaaaagaaattaataataataataaaaaaaaaacccacacaaataaataacaaaataacaaaaaaataaaaaataaaaatacaacaaaataacaaaaaaaaaaaaaaacaaaaaaaaaaaacaaaccaacataaataaaaaaaaaacaataaaaaaaacattggttCCTccttctaaaaaaaaacaaaaaaacaaaaaaacaaaaaaccccccaaaaaaacaacataaataaaaaaagaaagaaaaaatataaaaaaaaccccattgCTTCCTCCTTCTACGTAAGAAAAGACCCCTTTCCAATATTTAAACGTAGATTATGACATTTATCGACTTTGCTTATTGAATAAGAAGTCTTTGGTCCATTTctaatatatgtaaatgatataaCTGACTGTGTACAAGCAAAATCAAACTCTTTCCTGATGATGTTTCtctttatgatatataattaaaattgaaattgcattaaaacttaaaaatgGTTtgaggtggtggtggtggtggtgggggggggggggggggggggggggttgttgaGGTGTCAATTTCAAGATA
This genomic interval carries:
- the LOC117332925 gene encoding uncharacterized protein LOC117332925 — encoded protein: MALQLTDNDSIHGHFSSRVISNVALNKPTTQSSTFNASSLAVDGFVDPPTYNRLRNFTVELSKTNTSDVRGHLLDAILCYNFTESPAPGDDVITLPCPRDTTGRFLRISKKVEILDDALTLCEVVVEVSRDECNLADIALNKPATQSSVGYEGAAGRAVDGNLNPDYEARSCTHTHPIDNKPWWQVDLGDVYRINRVSVQNRVKYGYELENFVIETSETNVMGPNGHLKNSKLCYNYTEAQVPSGELKTLPCLTDTFGRYLRITKSLKVLMICEVIVEGD